The following are from one region of the Acidimicrobiia bacterium genome:
- the lysS gene encoding lysine--tRNA ligase codes for MTEPPPDDSAFDDRDSLESHPLTRERVRKYREVLEDGGFPYAYQRTHTAEDLAAQFAGLEPGSETGVEVAVAGRLINTRMMGKLVFGVLKDFTGSVQLFVDRGTLGDEPFDQFGELDAGDWIGALGTVMTTKRGEISVRVGSFVLLQKGLRPLPDKWHGLKDVEARSRRRYVDLITNEDARTTAIARTKVIAELRRQFESRGYLEVETPVLLPQATGATARPFTTHHNALGLDMSLRIATELYLKRLVVGGFERVFEMGKIFRNEGIDAHHNPEFTMLESYEAFADVNSMMDLVEQVVEACAMAVNASTDLVVGDRPLSLAPPFKRVTMLEAVQAETGLDIDYHTDRDELTAAARDLGVDPEDHWGAGRIVEALFDACAGDTIWEPTFVTEHPIEVSPLARVHRSKPHVTERFELFIAGSEYANAFSELNDPFDQRARFEAQAARKAAGDDDAHPVDEDYLRALEYGLPPTGGLGIGVDRLVMLLTGKTHIREVILFPTMRPE; via the coding sequence GTGACCGAACCGCCGCCCGACGACAGCGCGTTCGACGATCGGGATTCCCTCGAATCGCATCCCCTGACGAGGGAACGCGTTCGCAAGTACCGCGAGGTGCTCGAAGACGGCGGATTCCCCTACGCCTATCAACGCACCCACACCGCAGAGGACCTCGCCGCACAGTTCGCCGGCCTCGAGCCGGGTTCCGAGACCGGTGTCGAGGTCGCTGTTGCGGGCCGCCTCATCAACACGCGGATGATGGGCAAGCTCGTCTTCGGGGTGCTGAAGGATTTCACCGGGTCCGTTCAGCTCTTCGTTGATCGTGGCACACTCGGGGACGAACCGTTCGATCAGTTCGGGGAACTCGATGCCGGTGACTGGATCGGGGCCCTCGGGACGGTGATGACGACCAAGCGTGGCGAAATCTCGGTGCGGGTCGGGTCCTTCGTGCTCCTCCAGAAGGGACTTCGTCCGCTGCCTGACAAATGGCATGGTCTCAAAGATGTCGAGGCGCGTTCCCGCCGTCGATATGTCGATCTCATCACCAACGAGGATGCGCGCACGACAGCGATCGCCCGCACCAAGGTGATCGCCGAGCTGCGGCGCCAGTTCGAGTCACGAGGCTATCTGGAGGTGGAGACACCCGTTCTTCTTCCGCAAGCGACCGGCGCGACCGCGCGGCCGTTCACGACCCATCACAACGCCCTCGGTCTCGACATGTCGCTCAGGATCGCGACCGAGCTGTATCTCAAGCGCCTCGTTGTCGGCGGGTTCGAGCGAGTGTTCGAGATGGGGAAGATCTTCCGAAACGAGGGGATCGATGCTCACCACAACCCCGAATTCACGATGCTGGAGTCCTACGAGGCCTTCGCGGATGTGAACTCGATGATGGATCTCGTCGAACAGGTCGTCGAAGCGTGCGCGATGGCCGTGAACGCGTCGACCGACCTCGTCGTCGGCGATCGCCCGCTGAGCCTCGCACCACCGTTCAAACGCGTCACGATGCTCGAAGCCGTGCAGGCCGAAACGGGCCTTGACATCGACTACCACACGGATCGTGACGAGCTGACCGCAGCTGCCCGCGACCTCGGCGTTGACCCGGAGGACCATTGGGGAGCGGGGAGGATCGTTGAGGCCCTCTTCGATGCGTGTGCAGGTGACACGATCTGGGAGCCAACTTTCGTCACCGAGCACCCGATCGAGGTGTCACCCCTCGCGAGAGTGCACCGCTCGAAGCCTCATGTGACCGAACGGTTCGAGTTGTTCATCGCGGGCTCCGAGTACGCCAACGCCTTCTCGGAGCTCAACGACCCGTTCGATCAGCGAGCGCGGTTCGAGGCCCAGGCCGCGCGCAAGGCCGCAGGCGACGACGATGCACACCCCGTCGACGAGGACTACCTGCGGGCGCTCGAATACGGGCTCCCACCGACAGGTGGTCTCGGGATCGGTGTCGACCGTCTCGTCATGCTCTTGACGGGCAAGACCCACATCCGCGAGGTCATCCTGTTCCCAACAATGCGCCCCGAGTAG
- a CDS encoding septum formation family protein produces MRHHTITAGLLTLAISVTGCTSISDSITSTVAPPAVTTSLPPDETPTNPDDGTTTDPIAPPEVGDPDVVAFDAIILLRGYEQVFEPTGIDAGLLDLIEAWLPLELTDGIAVTSFTDTDGERIAVVSIIPLSGLRGFPFLAGLFALWADEDTPDPESATAIVEVEAASGGVFYLWSEGDGLLITTATSDTAAREYLEARAELDAPNQVWETGHCIYLPQDQLDVYGNAPWAPFPQDIVVPCNGPHNGEVLHSEYLGTDLQAYDIDQITYQRSYACDRAYTETFGGAQADLRVSLVGYMPDADEWERGDRYIACLAIIPGPNDTERLVTGPFSGLTDLAWSIQPGACATDPRVVVRCDAAHGYQYLGSVEFAGDGYPVGDDTQFDEACADLGEALVPSGDPSVEVLATGFGMGPFQFELGNRTVTCWAIAVSGDTHLDVTGSFLDAWSVVSDDADRT; encoded by the coding sequence ATGCGTCATCACACGATCACTGCGGGTCTGCTCACGCTGGCCATCAGTGTGACCGGTTGCACTTCGATCTCGGATTCGATCACGAGCACCGTTGCGCCTCCAGCGGTGACGACGAGTCTGCCACCCGATGAGACTCCGACGAATCCTGACGACGGAACCACAACTGACCCGATCGCTCCGCCCGAGGTCGGTGATCCCGATGTTGTCGCCTTCGACGCCATCATCCTGCTGAGGGGCTACGAACAGGTCTTCGAACCGACCGGTATCGATGCGGGACTCCTCGATCTCATCGAGGCGTGGCTGCCATTGGAGCTCACCGACGGGATCGCCGTCACGAGCTTCACGGACACCGACGGCGAACGAATCGCCGTCGTGTCGATCATTCCCCTGTCCGGTCTCCGGGGGTTCCCGTTCCTCGCCGGCCTCTTCGCGCTGTGGGCCGATGAGGACACACCCGACCCCGAATCGGCAACAGCGATCGTCGAGGTGGAGGCAGCGTCCGGCGGTGTGTTCTACCTGTGGAGTGAAGGTGACGGGCTGCTGATCACGACGGCGACATCCGATACCGCCGCACGCGAGTACCTCGAGGCTCGTGCCGAGCTCGATGCGCCGAACCAGGTGTGGGAGACCGGACACTGCATCTACCTGCCCCAGGACCAGCTCGATGTCTACGGCAACGCTCCGTGGGCGCCGTTCCCGCAGGACATCGTCGTGCCGTGCAACGGCCCGCACAACGGGGAGGTCCTTCACAGCGAGTACCTCGGAACGGACCTCCAAGCGTACGACATCGACCAGATCACCTACCAGCGCTCCTATGCGTGCGACCGTGCCTACACGGAGACCTTCGGTGGCGCACAGGCGGACCTTCGCGTGTCGCTCGTGGGCTACATGCCAGACGCCGACGAATGGGAGCGCGGGGACCGCTACATCGCTTGCCTGGCGATCATCCCCGGACCCAACGACACCGAACGACTCGTGACCGGCCCCTTTTCGGGCCTGACCGATCTCGCATGGTCGATTCAGCCCGGTGCGTGCGCAACCGACCCAAGAGTGGTCGTGCGGTGCGATGCAGCCCACGGCTACCAGTACCTCGGATCCGTCGAATTCGCTGGCGACGGTTACCCCGTCGGCGATGACACGCAGTTCGATGAGGCTTGTGCGGACCTCGGCGAAGCTCTCGTCCCGAGCGGCGACCCGTCGGTTGAGGTCCTTGCGACCGGCTTCGGTATGGGTCCGTTCCAGTTCGAGCTCGGGAACCGAACCGTCACCTGCTGGGCCATCGCGGTCTCCGGCGACACCCACCTCGATGTCACCGGCTCGTTCCTCGACGCCTGGTCCGTCGTGTCCGACGACGCCGATCGCACCTGA
- a CDS encoding polyprenyl synthetase family protein, with translation MSAVEQRLGEVTVADTEFLTSIAQHLLGAGGKRYRPLLAQVAAELGGAAGSDPIEAGVSVELVHLGSLYHDDVIDEAETRRGTPSVNENWSNTVAILAGDFLLARASEIAAPLGEEAVALIARTYATLCEGQVRELIHTDSLDHGAEGYFSVIGGKTASLIRTSARLGALTGGADTDTVEAISDWAWEMGMVFQMTDDVLDLVANEEFLGKPAGSDIGEGTFTLPVLYAADGDHGEEIRALLAQGRPYPSEAIDKVVELTVRGGHIESVLDEAVDRIRLAEKAANQIPANPLSKILANLDRYLLDRVDSARSQ, from the coding sequence ATGAGCGCTGTCGAGCAGCGCCTCGGTGAGGTCACCGTGGCCGACACGGAGTTCCTCACGAGCATCGCCCAGCATCTCCTCGGAGCTGGCGGCAAGCGGTACCGGCCGCTCCTCGCCCAGGTTGCGGCGGAGCTCGGTGGCGCCGCCGGATCTGACCCGATCGAGGCAGGCGTGTCGGTCGAACTCGTTCACCTCGGATCCTTGTACCACGACGATGTGATCGACGAGGCCGAGACCAGGCGTGGAACCCCCAGCGTGAACGAGAACTGGTCGAACACGGTTGCCATCCTCGCCGGTGACTTCCTGCTCGCCCGCGCATCGGAGATCGCGGCACCATTGGGTGAAGAAGCGGTCGCTTTGATCGCACGAACCTACGCCACCCTCTGCGAAGGACAGGTCCGCGAGCTGATTCACACGGACAGCCTCGATCACGGAGCCGAGGGCTACTTCTCGGTGATCGGCGGAAAGACCGCATCCCTCATCCGCACATCGGCGCGCCTCGGGGCCCTCACCGGTGGCGCAGACACCGATACGGTCGAAGCAATCTCGGATTGGGCGTGGGAGATGGGCATGGTGTTCCAGATGACCGACGATGTGCTCGATCTCGTTGCCAACGAGGAATTCCTCGGCAAGCCCGCTGGGTCCGACATCGGCGAAGGGACCTTCACCTTGCCGGTCCTCTACGCAGCTGACGGCGACCATGGCGAAGAGATCAGGGCGCTGCTCGCGCAGGGCAGGCCATACCCGTCCGAGGCGATCGACAAGGTCGTCGAACTCACCGTGAGGGGCGGACACATCGAATCCGTGCTCGACGAGGCGGTCGACCGGATCCGGCTCGCGGAGAAGGCAGCCAACCAGATACCGGCAAACCCGCTGTCAAAGATCCTTGCAAACCTCGACCGGTACCTGCTCGATCGCGTCGATTCTGCTCGGAGTCAATAG
- a CDS encoding ATP-dependent Clp protease ATP-binding subunit, producing MFERFTDRARRVVVLAQEEARLLNHNYIGTEHILLGLIHEGEGVAARSLESLGINLESVREQVVEIIGQGSQAPSGHIPFTPRAKKVLELSLREALQLGHNYIGTEHILLGLIREGEGVAAQVLVKLGAELTKVRQTVIQLLSGSQEEQVSSSSSSSGSSSSRGEGSSSGSTVLDQFGRNLTQLARDRSLDPVIGRANEIERVMQVLSRRTKNNPVLIGEPGVGKTAIVEGLATQIVDGTVPDTLTGKHIYTLDLGALVAGSRYRGDFEERLKKVLKEIRTRGDIILFIDEIHTLVGAGAAEGAIDAASILKPMLARGELQTIGATTLEEYRKYLEKDSALERRFQPIQVDEPSVADTIRILEGLRESYEEHHKVEFTEQALVNAANLADRYIADRFLPDKAIDLIDEAGSRMRLRRSNLPPEIKEIDEQIGKARSDKREAVASQQYERAAQVRDHERQLIDERRQLEKLASEDGAVASAVIDEEEIAQVLAQWTGIPVHRLTEEETAKLLNMEDELHKRIIGQSDGIAAVSKAIRRTRAGLKDPKRPAGSFIFLGPSGVGKTETAKSLTEFLFGDESALIQIDMSEYMEKHAVSRLVGSPPGYVGYDEGGQLTEAVRRKPFSVVLFDEIEKAHPDVFNILLQILEDGRLTDAQGRTVDFKNTVIIMTSNLGTAELRKKAVGFALADDAVNYDKMREKVMEALKTQFRPEFLNRIDETIVFHELTLEEVKAIVDLLLTRVREQLESQALDLVLTDDAKELLATKGYDPQLGARPLRRAIQRMLEDPISEKVLFREFPAGSTILVSIDEDDNERLAFEAIETPNKPPVELAEN from the coding sequence GTGTTTGAGCGATTCACAGACCGGGCCCGAAGGGTCGTGGTACTTGCCCAGGAAGAAGCGCGGCTCCTCAACCACAATTACATCGGAACCGAGCACATCCTTCTCGGCCTCATCCACGAAGGCGAAGGTGTCGCGGCTCGCTCCCTTGAGAGTCTCGGGATCAACCTCGAGTCGGTTCGTGAGCAGGTCGTCGAGATCATCGGTCAGGGCTCCCAGGCGCCTTCAGGGCACATCCCGTTCACGCCACGGGCGAAGAAGGTCCTCGAACTGTCGCTTCGTGAGGCCCTCCAGCTCGGCCACAACTACATCGGGACCGAGCACATCCTTCTCGGCTTGATCCGAGAGGGGGAGGGTGTTGCGGCGCAGGTCCTCGTCAAGCTCGGGGCAGAGCTCACGAAGGTCCGACAGACCGTGATCCAGCTCCTGTCGGGTTCCCAGGAGGAGCAAGTCTCGAGTTCGAGTTCGTCATCCGGCTCATCGAGCTCCCGAGGGGAAGGTTCGTCGTCCGGTTCGACGGTCCTTGACCAGTTCGGACGGAACCTTACCCAGCTCGCCCGCGATCGGAGCCTCGATCCGGTGATCGGTCGGGCAAATGAGATCGAACGCGTGATGCAGGTGTTGTCGCGCAGAACGAAGAACAACCCAGTACTCATCGGCGAGCCCGGGGTGGGCAAGACCGCCATCGTCGAGGGCCTCGCGACCCAGATCGTCGACGGCACCGTTCCCGACACGCTGACCGGCAAACATATCTACACCCTCGACCTCGGTGCCCTCGTGGCGGGATCCCGGTACCGGGGTGACTTCGAGGAACGCCTCAAGAAGGTCCTCAAAGAGATCCGCACCCGCGGTGACATCATCCTGTTCATCGACGAGATTCACACGCTCGTCGGCGCTGGCGCTGCCGAAGGTGCGATCGATGCCGCGAGCATCCTCAAGCCGATGCTTGCCCGCGGTGAGCTCCAGACGATCGGGGCGACGACCCTCGAGGAGTACCGCAAGTATCTCGAGAAGGACTCGGCGCTCGAACGCAGGTTCCAGCCGATCCAGGTCGATGAGCCGTCCGTTGCCGACACGATCCGGATTCTTGAAGGGCTCCGCGAGTCGTACGAGGAGCATCACAAGGTCGAGTTCACCGAGCAGGCGCTCGTCAACGCCGCAAACCTGGCCGATCGTTACATCGCCGACCGTTTCCTTCCCGACAAGGCCATCGATCTCATCGACGAGGCGGGGTCGCGCATGCGACTGCGCCGTTCGAATCTCCCGCCTGAGATCAAAGAAATCGACGAGCAGATCGGCAAGGCTCGATCGGACAAGCGCGAAGCAGTCGCGTCACAGCAGTACGAGCGGGCCGCCCAGGTGCGCGACCACGAGCGTCAGCTGATCGATGAACGCCGGCAGCTCGAGAAGCTCGCATCCGAGGACGGCGCGGTTGCGTCAGCGGTCATCGACGAGGAGGAGATCGCGCAGGTGCTGGCCCAGTGGACAGGGATTCCGGTCCATCGCCTCACCGAGGAGGAGACGGCCAAGCTTCTCAACATGGAGGATGAGCTCCACAAGCGCATCATCGGCCAGTCCGACGGGATCGCGGCGGTGTCCAAGGCAATCCGTCGCACGAGGGCTGGCCTGAAGGACCCGAAGCGCCCGGCGGGATCGTTCATCTTCCTCGGCCCGTCCGGCGTCGGAAAGACCGAAACGGCGAAGTCCCTGACCGAGTTCCTGTTCGGGGATGAATCGGCGCTGATTCAGATCGACATGTCCGAGTACATGGAGAAGCACGCCGTGAGCCGCCTCGTCGGCTCACCCCCGGGCTATGTGGGGTATGACGAGGGCGGGCAGCTCACGGAAGCCGTCCGGCGCAAGCCCTTCTCGGTTGTACTGTTCGACGAGATCGAAAAGGCCCATCCCGATGTCTTCAACATCCTCCTCCAGATCCTTGAGGACGGACGACTCACCGACGCGCAGGGTCGCACGGTGGACTTCAAGAACACCGTCATCATCATGACATCGAACCTCGGAACGGCGGAGCTTCGCAAGAAGGCAGTCGGGTTCGCTCTCGCCGACGACGCAGTCAACTACGACAAGATGCGCGAAAAGGTGATGGAAGCGCTCAAGACCCAGTTCCGGCCCGAGTTCCTGAACCGCATCGACGAAACGATCGTCTTCCACGAACTCACCCTCGAAGAGGTCAAGGCGATCGTCGACCTGCTCCTCACCCGGGTCAGGGAACAGCTCGAGTCGCAGGCGTTGGATCTGGTGCTCACCGATGATGCCAAGGAGCTGCTCGCCACGAAGGGATACGACCCGCAGCTCGGCGCCCGTCCGCTGCGTCGGGCGATTCAGCGGATGCTCGAGGATCCGATCTCCGAGAAGGTGCTGTTCCGGGAGTTCCCTGCCGGTTCGACGATCCTCGTCAGCATCGATGAGGACGACAACGAGCGGCTCGCGTTCGAGGCAATCGAGACTCCGAACAAGCCTCCGGTGGAACTCGCCGAGAACTGA
- a CDS encoding BMP family ABC transporter substrate-binding protein, with amino-acid sequence MRSWIERRGIVLALMLVLALVAAACSSDSDETTTTEGDMSSGEAVKTCLVTDLAGVGDQSFNASAWKGVQDAVAAGYATEDSFYLESTDATDWQPNVDQMISQGCQHIVTVGFALGEVTATNAQAHPEITWTMIDNVLTDANFSPLALPNVRELVYQTDEAAFAAGYLAAGVTQTDIVCVYGGANFPTVSIFLDGFARGVEHYNDIKGTSVEVKGWDIDAQDGLFTGSFTDMELARSTAQSLFDEGCDIILPVGGAINLPAGDVILDTGIDAAMIGVDADAYMAMDPKYQSVWLTTVEKAIAPFITLAVQEQDEGTWSPGAFVGNLANDGVGLAPYHDWADRVSPELDAEVQQLLEDIKNGVIDASFTPVGY; translated from the coding sequence ATGCGCTCATGGATCGAACGGCGGGGCATCGTCCTCGCTCTGATGCTCGTCCTCGCGCTCGTTGCGGCTGCATGCAGCAGCGACTCGGACGAAACAACCACAACCGAAGGCGACATGTCGTCCGGTGAAGCCGTCAAGACCTGTCTTGTCACGGACCTCGCCGGTGTCGGCGACCAAAGCTTCAATGCAAGCGCTTGGAAAGGCGTCCAGGATGCGGTCGCTGCGGGGTACGCAACGGAGGACTCGTTCTATCTCGAGTCGACGGATGCAACCGACTGGCAGCCGAATGTCGACCAGATGATCTCGCAGGGTTGCCAGCACATCGTCACCGTCGGGTTCGCTCTCGGCGAGGTGACGGCGACCAACGCCCAAGCGCATCCCGAGATCACATGGACGATGATCGACAATGTGCTCACCGACGCGAACTTCAGCCCGCTCGCGCTTCCCAATGTGCGCGAGCTTGTGTATCAGACCGACGAAGCGGCGTTCGCGGCCGGCTACCTTGCGGCTGGGGTTACCCAGACCGACATCGTCTGCGTGTACGGGGGTGCGAACTTCCCGACTGTTTCGATCTTCCTCGACGGTTTCGCGAGGGGCGTCGAGCATTACAACGACATCAAGGGAACCTCCGTGGAGGTCAAGGGTTGGGACATCGATGCCCAGGACGGCCTGTTCACCGGTTCGTTCACGGACATGGAGCTTGCACGCTCGACGGCACAGAGCCTCTTCGACGAGGGCTGTGACATCATCCTGCCGGTTGGTGGCGCCATCAACCTGCCTGCCGGTGATGTCATCCTCGACACGGGGATCGACGCTGCCATGATCGGTGTGGATGCAGATGCCTACATGGCCATGGATCCGAAGTACCAGTCCGTGTGGCTCACAACGGTGGAGAAGGCGATTGCGCCGTTCATCACGCTTGCGGTCCAGGAGCAGGACGAAGGGACCTGGAGCCCGGGTGCGTTCGTCGGCAACCTCGCCAACGATGGTGTGGGGCTCGCCCCGTACCACGATTGGGCGGACCGCGTGTCCCCGGAACTCGATGCCGAGGTTCAACAGCTTCTCGAAGACATCAAGAACGGTGTCATCGACGCGTCCTTCACCCCGGTCGGGTACTAG
- a CDS encoding ABC transporter ATP-binding protein, whose protein sequence is MTLELRGITKQFPGVLANDDVNLSVSEGEIVALLGENGAGKTTLMNILYGLYTPTSGEVLVDGSPLLLESPGDAIAAGIGMVHQHFMLVPVFTVAENVVLGFEPVKGLGVLDKQSARKSVIEISGRYGLDVDPDAVTEDLSVGFQQRVEIIKVLSREARFVVFDEPTSVLTPPEVERFFEIVNGLRADGKGIIFISHKLGEALEVADRIVIMRRGKTVAEVTPDEVTEEQLAELMVGRPVDLVVDKTDADPGEIVLAVTELVVLDDRNNRAVDGLSLQVRAGEIVGIAGVQGNGQTELVESITGLRPSIGGVVELNGEDITTKSPRAIHKMQVAHVPEDRQRSGLVLPFTVTENMVLDTYYERPISRGILMDWDAAEERAERLVEEYDVRTPSTRVEVSTLSGGNQQKVIVAREFDRDVQLVVASQPTRGIDVGSIEYIHSRIVDERDEGAAVLIVSSELEEIKALSDRILVMYDGKVVAEFDPSASTTEIGLAMLGSRTTEEAP, encoded by the coding sequence ATGACATTGGAATTGCGCGGCATCACGAAGCAATTCCCTGGCGTGCTCGCCAACGATGATGTGAACCTCTCGGTCTCAGAGGGTGAGATCGTCGCGCTCCTCGGTGAGAACGGGGCGGGCAAGACGACCCTGATGAACATCCTCTACGGGCTCTACACGCCGACATCCGGCGAGGTGCTTGTGGATGGATCGCCGCTGCTTCTTGAGTCCCCCGGGGATGCGATCGCCGCCGGCATCGGCATGGTGCACCAGCACTTCATGCTCGTTCCGGTGTTCACGGTTGCCGAGAATGTGGTCCTCGGGTTCGAACCCGTGAAAGGGCTTGGGGTTCTCGACAAGCAGTCCGCCCGCAAGAGTGTCATCGAGATCTCGGGCCGCTACGGACTCGATGTCGATCCCGATGCCGTCACGGAGGATCTTTCGGTCGGATTCCAGCAGCGTGTCGAGATCATCAAGGTCTTGTCGCGCGAGGCACGGTTCGTCGTCTTCGACGAGCCGACATCGGTGCTCACACCACCGGAGGTCGAGCGATTCTTCGAGATCGTCAACGGCCTCAGGGCCGACGGCAAGGGCATCATCTTCATCTCCCACAAACTCGGTGAAGCGCTCGAGGTCGCGGACCGGATCGTGATCATGCGGAGAGGGAAGACCGTTGCTGAGGTCACACCCGACGAGGTGACGGAGGAGCAGCTTGCCGAGCTGATGGTAGGAAGACCCGTTGATCTTGTGGTGGACAAGACGGATGCCGACCCGGGGGAGATCGTCCTCGCCGTCACCGAACTCGTGGTGCTCGACGACCGCAACAATCGGGCCGTCGACGGTCTCAGCCTTCAGGTACGAGCGGGGGAGATCGTCGGCATTGCCGGTGTACAAGGGAACGGTCAGACCGAGCTGGTCGAGTCCATCACGGGTCTCCGCCCCTCCATCGGGGGCGTCGTCGAGCTCAACGGTGAGGACATCACGACGAAGTCGCCCCGTGCGATCCACAAGATGCAGGTCGCCCATGTGCCGGAGGATCGTCAGCGCAGCGGCCTCGTGTTGCCGTTCACGGTCACCGAGAACATGGTGCTCGACACCTACTACGAGCGTCCGATCTCACGGGGCATCCTGATGGATTGGGATGCAGCCGAAGAGCGCGCTGAGCGGCTCGTGGAGGAATACGATGTTCGGACACCATCCACCCGGGTGGAGGTCTCGACCCTTTCGGGCGGCAATCAGCAGAAGGTCATCGTGGCACGCGAGTTCGATCGCGATGTGCAGCTTGTGGTCGCATCGCAACCGACCCGTGGGATCGATGTCGGATCGATCGAGTACATCCACAGCCGGATCGTCGACGAACGCGATGAGGGCGCTGCCGTCCTGATCGTGTCGTCCGAACTCGAAGAGATCAAGGCGCTGTCAGATCGCATCCTTGTCATGTACGACGGCAAGGTGGTCGCCGAATTTGATCCGTCGGCCTCCACGACCGAGATCGGGCTTGCGATGCTCGGAAGCCGTACGACCGAGGAGGCGCCGTGA
- a CDS encoding ABC transporter permease → MSDRLPTDESAEATDDRGGSNGAPEWYRRVTGIGTSAAQAAIVPVLALVTALIVGAFIIAVTDVDTLKIWGGDPVEALRLTMVGIWDAYRALFVGSLGSFSALSETLFAATPLILAGLAVAVGFQAGLFNIGVNGQMHIGGITALWVGFTFAIPAVFHIPLVVAGAMVGGAIWAGIAGVLKARTGAHEVITTIMLNFIALFLIDYLLTTSVFQAPGRNDPISKPVAGSSVFTTIFGSYRVSIGFFIALAAVAVVWWLMYRTTIGYEFRAVGFNPSGGRYAGMSVAWVYVSVMAVSGALAGIAGANQIVGVAPYRAISNFAGNIGFDAIALALLGRSHPVGVLFAGLLFGALRAGGREMQGAAGIPLDLVLVLQALIIVMIAAPELVRAIYRIKTPDEEITIVKSTGWGS, encoded by the coding sequence GTGAGCGACCGACTCCCGACCGACGAATCGGCTGAGGCAACGGACGACCGCGGCGGTTCGAACGGAGCGCCGGAGTGGTATCGGCGTGTGACCGGTATCGGAACATCGGCTGCACAGGCAGCGATCGTCCCGGTTCTTGCCCTCGTCACCGCGCTGATCGTTGGAGCGTTCATCATTGCTGTGACCGATGTCGACACGCTCAAGATCTGGGGTGGCGATCCCGTCGAGGCCCTCCGACTCACCATGGTCGGGATCTGGGACGCGTACCGCGCGCTCTTCGTCGGATCCCTTGGGTCTTTCTCGGCCCTCAGCGAAACCCTCTTCGCCGCTACCCCGCTGATTCTCGCAGGGCTGGCGGTTGCCGTCGGTTTCCAGGCAGGACTGTTCAACATCGGGGTGAACGGGCAGATGCACATCGGCGGTATCACCGCGCTATGGGTCGGCTTCACATTCGCGATTCCGGCCGTCTTCCACATTCCGCTGGTTGTGGCAGGGGCCATGGTCGGTGGGGCGATCTGGGCAGGCATCGCCGGCGTGTTGAAGGCAAGAACCGGTGCCCATGAGGTGATCACGACCATCATGCTCAACTTCATCGCGCTGTTCCTCATCGACTATCTCCTCACCACATCCGTGTTCCAGGCGCCGGGCCGCAACGACCCGATCTCGAAGCCGGTGGCTGGCTCGTCGGTGTTCACAACGATCTTCGGGTCCTATCGCGTCAGCATCGGCTTCTTCATTGCCTTGGCGGCCGTGGCGGTCGTGTGGTGGCTCATGTACCGAACAACGATCGGCTACGAATTCCGCGCCGTGGGTTTCAATCCTTCCGGCGGTCGCTATGCGGGTATGAGCGTCGCATGGGTGTATGTGTCGGTGATGGCGGTCTCTGGCGCACTTGCCGGTATCGCGGGCGCGAACCAGATTGTTGGTGTGGCGCCATATCGGGCCATTTCCAACTTCGCAGGCAACATCGGCTTCGACGCGATCGCACTCGCCTTGCTCGGTCGGTCACATCCGGTTGGCGTTCTGTTCGCGGGGCTTCTCTTCGGCGCGCTTCGTGCCGGTGGTCGTGAGATGCAGGGTGCCGCCGGGATTCCCCTCGACTTGGTGCTCGTCCTCCAGGCACTCATCATCGTGATGATCGCGGCACCCGAGCTTGTCAGAGCGATCTACCGGATCAAGACGCCCGACGAGGAGATCACGATCGTGAAGTCGACGGGATGGGGCTCGTGA